In the Bradyrhizobium guangzhouense genome, one interval contains:
- a CDS encoding MerR family transcriptional regulator → MKIGELSRRTGISVRMLRYYEAEGLLAPQRTASGYRDYGPEEEQTVRRIKMLGSAGMTLETIQQLLPCVRNNDPAFTPCNELRRILARQVGLIDERIETLSQSRTILAGYLASVN, encoded by the coding sequence ATGAAAATTGGCGAGCTCTCCCGAAGGACGGGCATCAGCGTCCGCATGTTGCGATACTACGAGGCCGAAGGGTTGCTCGCGCCGCAGCGGACCGCCTCCGGTTATCGCGACTATGGCCCGGAGGAAGAGCAGACTGTGCGGCGGATCAAGATGCTCGGCTCTGCCGGGATGACGCTCGAGACGATCCAGCAATTGCTCCCGTGCGTTCGGAACAACGATCCGGCTTTCACGCCGTGCAATGAGCTGCGCAGAATCCTCGCTCGGCAGGTCGGCCTGATCGACGAACGCATCGAGACCCTCAGCCAGAGCCGGACAATTCTTGCCGGCTATCTGGCGAGCGTGAACTGA
- a CDS encoding zinc-dependent alcohol dehydrogenase family protein produces the protein MKAYHLNSHAGAGRLVRADVSKPEPADGEVRIRVEAASLNYRDLLILDRAGESELNGRVPLSDGAGIVDAIGPDVGQWQVGDRVAASFFRDWVTGPFKSSYVPSSLGGNATDGMLAEYVVLPATALVPVPPHLSSLEAATLPCAGVTAWHGLVTRGAMGKGDLLLVQGTGGVALFGLQFAAALGARAIVISSSDEKLARARTLGGSILINYRDTPDWDAAVMKATGGAGASHVLELGGPGTYDRTLRSLASGGKIIQIGVLTGFGPKPDLARLQWENADIIGVTVGSVEHFTAMNRFLTDHAIHPIVDRIYGFEDVPKAYAHLRSGSHFGKVVVTL, from the coding sequence ATGAAAGCCTACCATTTGAACAGCCATGCCGGGGCCGGTCGCCTCGTGCGAGCCGACGTGAGCAAACCCGAGCCCGCCGATGGTGAAGTCCGCATCCGGGTCGAAGCGGCAAGCCTGAACTACCGGGATCTTCTCATCCTCGACCGCGCGGGCGAGAGCGAGCTCAACGGCCGCGTGCCGCTCTCCGATGGTGCCGGCATCGTTGACGCCATCGGCCCCGACGTCGGGCAATGGCAGGTCGGAGACCGCGTCGCCGCGTCGTTCTTCCGCGATTGGGTCACCGGGCCGTTCAAGTCCAGCTACGTTCCGTCGTCGCTCGGCGGCAACGCGACGGACGGAATGCTGGCAGAATATGTGGTGCTGCCTGCAACCGCGCTCGTCCCCGTGCCGCCGCACTTGTCCTCGCTCGAAGCGGCCACGCTGCCCTGTGCCGGCGTCACGGCCTGGCACGGTCTCGTCACACGCGGCGCGATGGGCAAAGGCGATCTGCTGCTTGTCCAGGGCACGGGTGGCGTCGCACTGTTCGGCCTTCAATTCGCGGCGGCGCTCGGCGCGCGCGCAATCGTGATCTCATCCTCCGATGAGAAACTCGCCCGCGCCAGGACACTGGGCGGCTCGATCCTCATCAATTACCGCGACACGCCCGACTGGGACGCCGCTGTGATGAAGGCCACGGGCGGCGCAGGCGCCAGTCATGTTCTGGAGCTCGGCGGCCCCGGTACCTATGACCGGACGCTGCGATCCCTCGCTTCGGGCGGCAAGATCATTCAGATCGGCGTCCTGACGGGGTTCGGCCCGAAGCCGGATCTCGCCCGCCTGCAATGGGAGAATGCCGACATCATCGGTGTCACGGTCGGATCCGTCGAACATTTCACGGCGATGAATCGCTTCCTGACCGACCATGCGATCCATCCGATCGTGGATCGCATCTACGGTTTCGAGGATGTCCCCAAGGCCTATGCTCACCTTCGGAGCGGCTCACATTTCGGCAAGGTCGTCGTGACGCTTTAG
- a CDS encoding alpha/beta fold hydrolase — protein sequence MSTITTTDGVSIFYKDWGSGQPIVFSHGWPLSADDWDAQMMFFLQHGYRVIAHDRRGHGRSEQPSTGNDMDHWVEDLAALTEHLDLRDAIHIGHSTGCGEVARYVARHPARVAKAVLVASLTPNMYRSEDNPSGQAPKWFEDIRAGMLGNRSEFYRFVPENPFYGYNLEGAKPSEAIIANWWRQGMAGGALAHYATVDSWLEDYTEDLKKITVPVLVMHGEADQIVPFASTVPRAVNLLKNGSLKTYPGYPHGMLTTHADVLNPDLLAFIRS from the coding sequence ATGTCGACGATCACGACTACAGACGGCGTGAGCATCTTCTACAAGGATTGGGGATCGGGTCAGCCGATCGTATTCAGCCACGGCTGGCCGCTGTCAGCGGACGACTGGGATGCCCAGATGATGTTCTTCCTTCAGCACGGGTATCGCGTGATCGCGCACGATCGGCGCGGCCACGGTCGGTCCGAGCAGCCCAGCACCGGCAACGACATGGATCATTGGGTTGAAGACCTCGCGGCCCTGACTGAACACCTTGACCTGCGCGATGCGATCCATATCGGGCATTCGACGGGTTGCGGTGAGGTCGCTCGCTATGTTGCTCGCCACCCGGCGCGCGTCGCGAAGGCCGTGCTGGTCGCTTCACTGACACCGAACATGTACCGGAGCGAGGACAATCCGTCCGGTCAAGCGCCGAAGTGGTTCGAAGATATCCGAGCAGGTATGTTGGGCAATCGGTCGGAGTTCTACCGTTTCGTCCCTGAGAACCCGTTCTACGGCTACAATCTCGAGGGGGCCAAGCCTTCGGAGGCCATCATCGCGAACTGGTGGCGCCAAGGCATGGCCGGTGGTGCCCTCGCTCACTATGCGACTGTCGACTCCTGGCTCGAAGACTATACCGAGGATCTCAAGAAGATCACCGTGCCGGTGCTGGTGATGCATGGCGAGGCGGATCAAATTGTCCCATTCGCAAGTACCGTGCCGCGTGCGGTCAACCTGCTCAAGAACGGGTCGCTAAAGACTTATCCCGGCTATCCCCACGGCATGCTCACCACCCATGCTGATGTCCTCAACCCCGACCTGCTCGCGTTCATCAGGTCTTGA
- a CDS encoding LysR family transcriptional regulator: MELRHLRYFVAVAEEGSLLTAAQRRLNTSQPSLSRQIRDLETEVGVQLLERQPRGVALTAAGRVFLDHARLALLQVEAATDGARRTAQPQRPVLSMGFLVGLEVMWLPQLLRILREEAPEIEVTLSTQSSPEIALALMRGKLDVGFLRPEKESAGVIFKTLAKEPLIAVLPADHRLASRKRIRPQDLAREIYVSSARTSPVLQAVIDDYASRIGIALKAKYEGENISSAMSLVASTGGISLVPLYAQNMLAPNVVARALEGGTPTVDLALGYNQANSSPLLLRLLSRADELIASVRNQSIIRYAEVQ, translated from the coding sequence ATGGAGCTCCGGCACCTGCGCTATTTCGTTGCCGTCGCTGAAGAAGGCAGCCTGCTGACCGCGGCCCAGCGGCGACTGAACACGTCGCAGCCCTCCCTGAGCCGACAGATCCGCGACCTGGAGACCGAGGTCGGCGTACAGCTCTTGGAGCGCCAGCCGCGTGGCGTGGCGCTGACCGCCGCCGGAAGAGTGTTTCTCGATCACGCACGGCTGGCGCTCCTGCAAGTCGAGGCGGCGACAGACGGTGCCCGGCGCACCGCGCAACCGCAAAGACCCGTCCTCTCGATGGGATTCCTGGTTGGGTTGGAGGTCATGTGGCTCCCCCAACTGCTACGCATTCTCCGTGAGGAAGCACCGGAGATCGAAGTCACGCTGTCTACGCAATCCTCCCCGGAAATCGCGCTCGCGTTGATGCGAGGAAAGTTGGACGTCGGCTTCCTTCGGCCCGAAAAGGAGAGTGCCGGCGTGATCTTCAAGACGCTGGCGAAGGAGCCCTTGATCGCCGTGCTGCCGGCTGACCATCGCTTGGCATCGCGTAAGAGGATTCGGCCGCAGGATCTCGCTCGGGAAATCTATGTCAGCTCGGCAAGAACCTCCCCGGTGTTGCAAGCCGTCATCGATGATTACGCATCAAGGATCGGGATTGCGCTCAAGGCAAAGTACGAAGGCGAGAATATCTCGTCGGCGATGTCGCTCGTGGCGTCCACGGGCGGAATTAGTCTTGTTCCGCTCTATGCACAGAACATGCTGGCACCCAACGTTGTCGCCAGAGCCTTGGAGGGAGGCACGCCAACAGTCGACCTGGCCCTGGGATACAACCAGGCGAATTCGTCGCCCTTGCTGCTTCGACTTTTGTCTCGCGCGGATGAATTGATCGCGAGCGTGCGAAATCAGAGCATCATTCGCTATGCCGAGGTTCAATAG
- a CDS encoding haloacid dehalogenase type II has protein sequence MNLKAVVFDAYGTLYDIQSVAEITEEAFPGYGEMITQVWRIKQLEYTWLRSLMRRYQDFAAVTRDSLAYTLRVLGLAYENDVFERVIDKYLHLDLYPDATAALTALKPRKLAILSNGSPDMLNALVRNSGLDRLLDATLSVDAKKIFKPSPQAYELIGEVLGTAPEEVLFVSSNPWDVAGAKSFGLNVAWIERVTPEAMALACVETELVAPLTMFKAIRTQMDELGFAPGHRVRSLSELAGIIKG, from the coding sequence ATGAATCTCAAAGCCGTCGTGTTCGACGCCTACGGGACGCTCTACGACATCCAGTCGGTCGCTGAGATCACCGAAGAGGCCTTTCCGGGCTATGGCGAGATGATCACGCAGGTCTGGCGGATCAAGCAGCTCGAATACACCTGGCTGCGCTCGCTGATGCGACGCTACCAGGATTTCGCAGCCGTGACGCGCGACTCGCTGGCCTATACGCTGCGCGTGCTCGGGCTGGCCTATGAGAACGACGTTTTCGAGCGTGTCATCGACAAATATCTGCACCTCGATCTCTATCCGGACGCGACCGCGGCACTCACGGCGCTGAAGCCGCGAAAGCTGGCCATCCTCTCCAATGGCAGTCCTGACATGCTCAACGCTCTGGTGCGCAATTCGGGCCTCGACCGCCTGCTCGATGCCACCCTCAGTGTGGACGCGAAGAAGATCTTCAAGCCGAGCCCGCAGGCCTACGAGCTGATCGGCGAGGTGCTCGGCACCGCGCCCGAGGAAGTGCTGTTCGTCTCCTCCAATCCCTGGGACGTCGCCGGCGCAAAATCGTTCGGGCTGAACGTTGCCTGGATCGAACGGGTGACGCCGGAGGCGATGGCACTGGCTTGCGTCGAGACCGAACTCGTGGCACCGCTGACCATGTTCAAGGCGATCCGCACCCAGATGGACGAGCTCGGCTTTGCGCCGGGTCATCGCGTCCGCTCCCTGTCGGAGCTGGCCGGGATCATCAAGGGATGA
- a CDS encoding YbaK/EbsC family protein, whose product MSLESVRAFFAEKAPDISVMESPISSATVTLAAEAYGVEPGMIAKTLSLRVGERVILIVAAGTSRMDNRKVKAQFGGKPKMLGLEEVADITGHEVGGVCPFGLKSPLPVYCDISLKAYDVVVPAAGSTHSAVRITPERMAELTSAEWVDVCEHRP is encoded by the coding sequence ATGAGCCTGGAATCCGTTCGCGCCTTCTTCGCCGAGAAAGCCCCCGACATATCAGTCATGGAATCCCCGATCAGCTCGGCGACCGTGACGCTGGCTGCGGAAGCCTATGGCGTCGAGCCCGGCATGATCGCCAAGACGCTGTCCCTGCGCGTCGGCGAGCGCGTGATCCTGATCGTTGCGGCCGGCACCTCGCGCATGGACAACAGGAAGGTGAAGGCGCAGTTCGGCGGCAAGCCGAAGATGCTGGGGCTGGAAGAGGTCGCCGACATCACCGGCCACGAGGTCGGCGGCGTCTGCCCGTTCGGGCTGAAATCACCGCTGCCGGTCTATTGTGACATTTCGCTGAAGGCATATGACGTGGTGGTCCCGGCCGCAGGCTCGACCCACAGCGCCGTCCGCATCACGCCCGAGCGGATGGCCGAGCTGACCTCGGCCGAATGGGTCGATGTCTGCGAGCACAGGCCATAA
- a CDS encoding adenylate/guanylate cyclase domain-containing protein, whose amino-acid sequence MPDDKVKRRLTTVLCADVYGYSRLMEADETGTLEALRRSRAAIARLVERHDGRIVNTWGDAVIAEFASVVEAVQCAIEIQQEISRQDSDAPRANPMQFRIGINLGDVMVDGTNIYGDGVNIASRLQELADPGGVVISSSVYDQVHNKLSVGFDCLGQRAMKNIAPLTSYRVTLGGHPAGPASIPIEPNRAPSERARGAWMDDRREPSSSTNAVSDWLGKLPRPIAAALTVSAFLILINLFTGAHKIWFHWPVAVILLGAALRTVLGRRPEQDRR is encoded by the coding sequence ATGCCCGACGACAAGGTGAAACGACGACTGACGACCGTGCTGTGCGCTGACGTGTACGGCTATTCCAGGCTCATGGAAGCGGACGAGACCGGAACGCTGGAGGCGCTCCGCCGCTCGCGCGCGGCCATTGCGCGACTGGTCGAGCGTCATGACGGCCGCATCGTGAATACCTGGGGCGACGCCGTGATCGCCGAGTTCGCCAGCGTGGTCGAGGCCGTGCAATGCGCGATCGAGATCCAGCAGGAAATCTCCCGTCAGGATTCCGACGCGCCGCGGGCGAACCCGATGCAGTTTCGCATCGGCATCAACCTCGGCGACGTGATGGTCGACGGCACCAACATCTATGGCGACGGGGTCAATATCGCCTCACGGCTGCAAGAGCTGGCTGATCCCGGCGGCGTCGTGATCTCGAGCTCCGTCTACGATCAGGTGCACAACAAATTGTCGGTTGGCTTCGACTGTCTCGGCCAGCGGGCGATGAAGAACATTGCGCCCCTGACCAGCTATCGGGTCACCCTGGGCGGCCACCCCGCCGGGCCAGCAAGCATCCCGATCGAGCCAAACCGGGCTCCCTCAGAGCGCGCGCGCGGTGCGTGGATGGACGACAGGCGCGAGCCATCGTCGTCCACGAATGCCGTTTCGGATTGGCTGGGAAAGCTGCCCCGCCCGATTGCAGCGGCGCTCACGGTCTCGGCCTTCCTGATTCTGATCAATCTGTTCACCGGCGCGCACAAAATCTGGTTCCATTGGCCGGTCGCGGTCATTCTCCTTGGCGCCGCCTTGCGGACGGTGCTCGGACGTCGACCGGAACAGGACCGCCGCTAG
- a CDS encoding LysR family transcriptional regulator — MAKLPDFEALAIFAKVVELRSFAGAASELTTSKATVSKAITRLEERLGARLFNRTSRRLALTDAGHKLADRATRLLADGEAAENEALAQSVAPRGLVRLAVPMTFGIKAVAPLLPEFFETYPEVSVDLHLSDATVDLIGEGFDMAVRIARLPDSSLIARRLFTMPRFTVAAPSYLKKHGRPTHPMHLAQHKCFSYAYLSTPNIWHYTNSAGEQASVRPGGLLRVNNGEALMPSLLSGLGIAELPEFIVGDAISSGAVEVILKDWKQAEGAVHLVTPPGGPRPARVEVLGDFLAAKLPGTCKRKPKKGGKAG; from the coding sequence ATGGCCAAACTGCCCGATTTCGAGGCGCTCGCGATTTTCGCAAAAGTCGTGGAATTACGGTCGTTTGCGGGGGCTGCAAGCGAGCTCACGACGTCGAAGGCCACGGTGTCCAAGGCGATCACCCGCCTGGAAGAGCGGTTAGGGGCGCGGCTGTTCAACCGCACCTCGCGCCGCCTTGCGCTGACCGATGCCGGCCACAAGCTCGCCGATCGCGCCACGCGGCTGCTCGCCGATGGCGAGGCCGCGGAGAACGAGGCGCTGGCGCAATCGGTGGCGCCGCGCGGCCTGGTGCGGCTCGCGGTGCCCATGACGTTCGGCATCAAGGCGGTGGCGCCTCTGCTGCCGGAGTTCTTCGAGACCTATCCGGAGGTCTCGGTCGATCTGCACCTGAGCGATGCGACCGTCGATCTGATCGGCGAAGGTTTCGACATGGCGGTGCGGATCGCGCGGCTGCCGGATTCCTCGCTGATCGCGCGGCGGCTCTTCACCATGCCGCGCTTCACCGTGGCGGCGCCGTCCTATCTGAAGAAGCACGGCCGGCCGACGCATCCGATGCATCTCGCCCAGCACAAATGCTTCAGCTACGCCTATCTCTCCACGCCCAATATCTGGCACTACACCAATTCTGCGGGCGAGCAGGCCAGCGTCCGCCCCGGCGGCCTGCTTCGCGTCAATAACGGCGAGGCGCTGATGCCGTCGCTCCTGTCGGGTCTCGGCATCGCGGAGCTGCCCGAGTTCATCGTCGGCGATGCGATCTCCTCCGGCGCCGTCGAAGTGATCTTGAAAGACTGGAAGCAAGCCGAAGGCGCCGTGCACCTCGTCACCCCACCCGGCGGCCCGAGGCCAGCGCGCGTCGAGGTGCTCGGCGATTTCCTCGCGGCGAAGCTGCCGGGCACCTGCAAGCGGAAGCCGAAGAAGGGTGGCAAAGCCGGCTAG